In Streptomyces longhuiensis, the following proteins share a genomic window:
- the alc gene encoding allantoicase: protein MTTSDATPLEATEDPHANDAAPYSGGDPYADYRHFGDTESYAELVDLADRRLGAGVVAANDEFFAQRENLLLREPAVFDPEHFGHKGKIMDGWETRRRRGTAESPFPAPEDHDWAIVRLGAPGVIRGIVVDTAHFRGNYPQRVSVQAACVEGSPSPEDLLAADVKWEELIAPTPVRGHAANGFTITSERRYTHLRLCQHPDGGVARLRVHGEVVPDPEWLDLLGTFDLVSVLNGGTYEDASDKFYSSPTQIILPGTSRKMDDGWENRRRRVHGTNDWVRFRLAAQGAIRAVEIDTAYLKGNSAGWIALSGRNGDTGEWFDIIPRTRLQPDTLHRFELPAQAVATHVRLDAFPDGGVARMRLHGSLTEAGREHLRTRYTELNG, encoded by the coding sequence ATGACGACATCTGACGCCACGCCGCTCGAAGCCACCGAGGACCCGCACGCCAACGACGCCGCCCCCTACTCCGGCGGCGACCCGTACGCCGACTACCGCCACTTCGGCGACACCGAGAGCTACGCGGAGCTGGTGGACCTCGCCGACCGGCGCCTGGGCGCGGGAGTCGTCGCCGCGAACGACGAGTTCTTCGCCCAGCGCGAGAACCTCCTCCTCCGCGAGCCCGCGGTGTTCGACCCGGAGCACTTCGGACACAAGGGCAAGATCATGGACGGCTGGGAGACCCGCCGCCGCCGCGGCACCGCGGAGTCCCCCTTCCCCGCGCCCGAGGACCACGACTGGGCGATCGTCCGGCTCGGCGCGCCCGGCGTGATCCGCGGCATCGTCGTGGACACCGCGCACTTCCGCGGCAACTACCCGCAGCGCGTCAGCGTCCAGGCGGCGTGCGTGGAGGGCTCCCCGAGCCCCGAGGACCTGCTCGCCGCCGACGTGAAGTGGGAGGAGCTCATCGCCCCGACCCCGGTACGCGGCCACGCGGCGAACGGCTTCACTATCACCTCCGAGCGCCGCTACACGCACCTCCGCCTCTGCCAGCACCCCGACGGCGGCGTGGCCCGCCTGCGCGTGCACGGCGAGGTGGTCCCCGACCCGGAGTGGCTCGACCTGCTCGGCACGTTCGACCTGGTCTCGGTCCTCAACGGCGGTACGTACGAGGACGCGTCGGACAAGTTCTACTCGTCACCCACGCAGATCATCCTGCCCGGCACGTCCCGCAAGATGGACGACGGCTGGGAGAACCGCAGGCGCCGGGTGCACGGCACGAACGACTGGGTACGGTTCCGCCTCGCCGCGCAGGGCGCGATCCGCGCGGTGGAGATCGACACGGCGTACCTGAAGGGGAACTCGGCCGGCTGGATCGCCCTGAGCGGCCGCAACGGCGACACGGGCGAATGGTTCGACATCATCCCCCGCACCCGCCTCCAGCCCGACACCCTCCACCGCTTCGAACTCCCCGCCCAGGCCGTCGCCACCCACGTACGCCTGGACGCCTTCCCGGACGGTGGTGTGGCCCGGATGCGCCTGCACGGCTCCCTGACGGAGGCGGGCCGCGAGCACCTGCGCACCCGTTACACCGAGTTGAACGGCTGA
- a CDS encoding LysR family transcriptional regulator has protein sequence MRTADWDIKKLAILRALRDRGTVTATAQALRMTPSAVSQQLTNLAKQLGVPLLEAHGRRVRLTDAAHLVLRHAEAVFAQLERADAELDAYLQGESGEVRVAAFSTAVPALVVPAVRALRTAHPGIAVRVREAEAAEAYELLSAGDVDLALSLAAHAPTARDPKFTRVPLLADPLDVALPAGHPLAGAAGPRLAELAGEHWIFGGSGPWSEITRAACEAAGFVPEQAHSAAGWTAILAMVEAGMGIALVPRMAAAGREGVVMCALGEDRPVRHVVAAVRSGSEEAPAVSRVLEALRDAAAER, from the coding sequence ATGCGCACCGCCGACTGGGACATCAAGAAGCTCGCGATCCTGCGGGCCCTGCGGGACAGGGGGACCGTCACGGCCACCGCGCAGGCGCTGCGCATGACCCCGTCGGCCGTGTCGCAGCAGCTGACCAACCTGGCCAAACAGCTCGGCGTGCCGCTCCTGGAGGCGCACGGGCGGCGCGTACGCCTCACCGACGCCGCCCATCTCGTCCTGCGGCACGCCGAAGCCGTGTTCGCCCAACTGGAGCGCGCCGACGCGGAGTTGGACGCGTATCTGCAGGGCGAGTCCGGGGAGGTGCGGGTCGCCGCGTTCTCCACCGCCGTGCCCGCCCTGGTGGTGCCCGCCGTACGCGCCCTGCGCACCGCCCACCCCGGGATCGCGGTCCGGGTGCGCGAGGCGGAGGCGGCGGAGGCGTACGAGCTGCTGTCGGCCGGTGACGTGGACCTGGCCCTGTCGCTCGCCGCGCACGCACCCACCGCGCGCGACCCCAAGTTCACGCGGGTGCCGCTGCTCGCCGACCCGCTCGACGTGGCCCTGCCGGCCGGGCACCCGCTGGCGGGAGCGGCGGGCCCGCGCCTGGCCGAGCTGGCAGGCGAGCACTGGATCTTCGGCGGATCGGGGCCCTGGTCGGAGATCACGCGGGCCGCGTGCGAGGCAGCCGGGTTCGTGCCGGAGCAGGCGCACAGCGCGGCCGGCTGGACGGCGATCCTGGCGATGGTCGAGGCGGGGATGGGCATCGCCCTGGTCCCGCGCATGGCGGCGGCGGGCCGGGAGGGCGTCGTGATGTGCGCGCTGGGCGAGGACCGCCCGGTCAGGCACGTGGTGGCGGCGGTACGCAGCGGGTCGGAGGAGGCGCCGGCGGTGTCGAGGGTGCTGGAAGCGCTGAGGGACGCCGCGGCGGAACGCTGA
- a CDS encoding DMT family transporter, translated as MAVLDRTTAGAEKVAAGDADDAGAGGRRAGNGLGSGLALAVLATVVWSGSFVTSRALHDSVPPIQHAFWRWIIAIAAVAPFAARPAWRRRALLRAHLRFLLLAALLGVTVYNTLVNQAAMTTSAGNMGMIMAASPVLMAAYERLGGARLGARRVTGTVVACAGVLLLVSKGSLAPDFTAGDLWVVAAAVCFGSYSALLRRRPAEIGGAAFLFATFVLGALMLLPVYLVSLAVQGGFEPTAATVSPLLYVGVVSSAVAFFAWNKAIAQIGAARAGVVYYLQPVCVALLSYAVLGEAMGRLQIACMALILAGVALGSATRSGSRIR; from the coding sequence ATGGCAGTCCTGGACCGGACGACCGCCGGCGCCGAGAAGGTCGCGGCGGGGGACGCGGACGACGCGGGGGCGGGAGGGCGCCGCGCGGGCAACGGGCTCGGCTCCGGCCTCGCGCTCGCGGTACTCGCCACGGTGGTCTGGTCGGGCAGCTTCGTCACCTCCCGAGCGCTGCACGACAGCGTGCCCCCGATCCAGCACGCGTTCTGGCGCTGGATCATCGCGATCGCCGCGGTGGCGCCGTTCGCGGCGCGCCCGGCCTGGCGCCGGCGGGCACTGCTCCGCGCCCACCTGCGGTTCCTGCTGCTCGCCGCGCTGCTCGGCGTGACCGTCTACAACACGCTCGTCAACCAGGCGGCGATGACGACGTCCGCCGGGAACATGGGCATGATCATGGCCGCGTCGCCGGTCCTGATGGCGGCCTACGAACGCCTCGGCGGCGCGCGGCTCGGGGCCCGCCGGGTGACCGGCACGGTCGTGGCGTGCGCGGGAGTGCTGCTCCTGGTCAGCAAGGGCTCCCTGGCGCCGGACTTCACGGCGGGCGACCTTTGGGTGGTCGCGGCGGCGGTCTGTTTCGGCTCGTACAGCGCGCTGCTGCGGCGCCGGCCGGCGGAGATCGGCGGGGCCGCCTTCCTCTTCGCGACGTTCGTGCTCGGCGCGCTGATGCTGCTGCCGGTGTATCTCGTCAGCCTGGCTGTCCAGGGCGGCTTCGAGCCGACGGCGGCGACCGTCTCGCCCCTCCTGTACGTGGGTGTGGTGTCGTCCGCCGTCGCGTTCTTCGCCTGGAACAAGGCGATCGCCCAGATCGGCGCGGCCCGCGCCGGCGTCGTCTACTACCTCCAGCCGGTGTGCGTGGCGCTGCTCTCGTACGCGGTCCTCGGCGAGGCCATGGGCCGGCTGCAGATCGCGTGCATGGCGCTGATCCTGGCGGGGGTGGCCCTCGGCTCCGCGACCCGGAGCGGGTCCCGGATACGTTGA
- a CDS encoding EamA family transporter: MKTNKLSVEKAGKRNGAVIALTALAPISWGSTYAVTTEFLPPDRPLFTGLMRALPAGLLLLALARTLPRGAWWWKSLVLGALNIGAFFPLLFLSAYRLPGGMAAVVGSIGPLFVAGLATLLLGERPTRRTLLTGIAAALGVSLVVLRAAGALDAVGALAALASTASMSTGTVLTKRWGRPEGVGPLALTGWQLTAGGLLIAPLAFLVEGAPPALDGRAVAGYAYLALANTAVAYWLWFRGIGRLTATQVTFLGPLSPLTAAVIGWAALGQALTPVQLVGMALAFGATLLGQRPLRAAASPAPSSRSFSSAEEKKRKVSMDLTSGGLRR, translated from the coding sequence ATGAAGACGAACAAGCTCAGCGTCGAGAAGGCCGGCAAGCGCAACGGCGCCGTGATCGCGCTGACCGCTCTGGCCCCGATCTCCTGGGGCTCGACCTACGCGGTCACCACGGAGTTCCTGCCACCCGACCGCCCTCTGTTCACCGGGCTGATGCGGGCGCTGCCCGCGGGGCTCCTCCTGCTGGCGCTGGCGCGCACACTGCCGCGCGGTGCCTGGTGGTGGAAGTCCCTGGTCCTCGGCGCGCTGAACATCGGCGCGTTCTTCCCTCTCCTGTTCCTCTCCGCGTACCGCCTCCCCGGCGGCATGGCGGCGGTGGTCGGCTCGATCGGCCCCCTCTTCGTCGCCGGCCTCGCGACGCTCCTGCTCGGTGAACGCCCCACGCGGCGCACGTTGTTGACCGGCATCGCGGCCGCGCTCGGCGTCAGCCTCGTCGTCCTCAGGGCGGCGGGCGCGCTCGACGCGGTCGGCGCGCTGGCGGCGCTGGCCTCCACGGCCTCGATGTCGACGGGAACGGTCCTCACCAAGCGGTGGGGCCGCCCGGAAGGGGTGGGCCCCCTGGCGCTCACCGGCTGGCAGCTCACGGCAGGCGGCCTCCTCATCGCCCCGCTCGCCTTCCTCGTCGAGGGCGCGCCCCCGGCGCTGGACGGCCGGGCCGTAGCGGGCTACGCGTACCTGGCGCTCGCCAACACGGCGGTCGCGTACTGGCTGTGGTTCCGCGGCATCGGCCGCCTGACCGCGACGCAGGTCACGTTCCTCGGCCCGCTCTCGCCGCTGACGGCGGCGGTGATCGGCTGGGCGGCGCTCGGGCAGGCGCTGACGCCGGTGCAGCTGGTGGGCATGGCGCTGGCGTTCGGCGCGACGCTGCTGGGCCAGCGTCCGCTCCGGGCCGCCGCTTCCCCCGCTCCATCCTCCCGATCTTTCAGTTCTGCTGAAGAGAAGAAGCGGAAAGTTTCGATGGACCTGACGAGTGGGGGGCTGCGACGGTAG
- a CDS encoding MarR family winged helix-turn-helix transcriptional regulator, producing the protein MSSSKDAVDAIIDQWAEVRPDLDTTAMEVFGRVYRISRAMGDRIDKTYARYGIARGEFDVLATLRRSGDPFTLSPRQLSATLMLTTGGMTGRLDKLERRGLLRRSPDPHDRRGLQVTLTDEGRALVDEAVGAGLAVQTEALAALDKEQAGQLADLLRQLMAGTQPS; encoded by the coding sequence ATGAGCAGCAGCAAGGACGCCGTCGACGCGATCATCGACCAGTGGGCCGAGGTCAGACCCGACCTCGACACCACGGCGATGGAGGTCTTCGGCCGCGTCTACCGGATCTCGCGCGCGATGGGCGACCGCATCGACAAGACGTACGCGCGCTACGGCATCGCGCGGGGCGAGTTCGACGTCCTCGCCACACTGCGCCGCTCCGGCGACCCGTTCACGCTCTCTCCCCGTCAGCTCTCGGCGACGCTGATGCTGACGACCGGCGGCATGACCGGGCGGCTCGACAAGCTGGAGCGGCGCGGGCTGCTGCGCCGCTCGCCCGACCCGCACGACCGCCGCGGCCTCCAGGTGACGCTCACCGACGAGGGCCGTGCGCTGGTCGACGAGGCGGTCGGCGCCGGGCTCGCCGTGCAGACCGAGGCGCTCGCCGCGCTCGACAAGGAGCAGGCCGGGCAACTCGCCGACCTGCTCCGTCAGTTGATGGCGGGCACGCAGCCCTCCTGA